The genomic region GCTTCTTGCCGGTCACGGCGATCTTCTCGGCATTGATCACCACCAGGTAATCGCCGGTATCGACGTGCGGGGTGTAGACGGGCTTGTGCTTGCCGCGCAGACGACGCGCGAGCTCGGAGCACAAACGGCCGAGGGTCTTGCCTTCGGCATCGACGACGTACCAGTCGCGCTGGACGGTCTCGTTCTTGGCGGTAAATGTCTTCATGACTGCTCTATTCAGGTGAATCTGGTCGGGCGGATTCCGGGTCGGCGGGCGGCCGGAACTTTGCCTCGCGTTGTTGACCAGCGGGCACGTCAGAGACGGGCTTCGCGGACGAAAGAGGCGGGATCATAGCGACTATCCACAGTCCGTGCAAGTCAGGCCCCGTGCCGAAGCCATCCTGTTCATGCGCCCGCGGCCTGCGCGAAGCGCGCCGACAGGACCTAACATCGCAGACCATGCCCACCCCACTCCCTCCCGGTTCATTGCCCGCACCTGACCCGCTGTTGGCGCTGGCCGATCGCTGCGTACAGTGCGGACTGTGCCTGCCGGCCTGTCCAACCTATGCCCGCGACCGGCTGGAAGCCGAATCGCCGCGGGGCCGGATTGCACTGGCCCGGGCCTTGTCGCAGGGCACGATCGCCCCGACCGTGGCCACCGAGGCCCACCTCGACCACTGCCTTGGCTGCCGCAGCTGCGAGGCGGTGTGCCCGGCCGGGGTCGAATACGGTCGGCTGCTGGTCCTGGCTCGCAACCGCCAGCGCCAGCGTCGCCACGTCGGCCGCAAGCAGCAGCTGATCGAAGCCCTTGCCGCCCGCCCGGCACGACTGACCCGGCTGATCGGCCTGTACCGGACGCTTTTCCCGCTGCTGCCGGCCATGCTGCGGCCGGTGCCGAGGCCCCCGGCACCGGCCGCACTCCCGTCCCGATCCGGGTCGCGCCCCTCTGTGACCGTGTTCATCGGCTGCATTGCCCGCAGCTACGAGGCACCGTTGCGTGCAGCGCTGGCCCGGCTGCTGGACGTGCTCGACCTCGACCTGTCGTCACCATCCAGGCAAACCTGCTGCGGCAGCCTGCATGTCCACGGCGGCGACCAGGACCGTGCCCGGGCACTGGCCGAAGCCAACCGCACGGCATTCACCGGCTCCGGCACCGTGCTCACCCTGGCCAGCGGCTGCCATGAACAGGTGGCCGCGGCGATGCCGGACGGCAGCGAAACAGTCGATGCCCTTGTCTTTTTGCATCGACACGGCGAGCGGCTGCGTTTCCGCCGCCTCGATGCCCGCATCGCCCTGCACGTGCCCTGCACCCAGCGCAACGTGGTCGGCTCGACGCCGGCCCTGCGCGACCTGTTGGCGCGGGTGCCGGGGCTGGACGTGGTCGAGCTGGCCGCCGACTGCTGTGGGGCGGCCGGCACGCAGATGGTCACCGATCCCGATCGCGCCGCCGGCTTCCGCCAGCCACTGCTGGACCGGCTGCATGCCTCGGGTGCGACCCTGCTGCTCAGTGCCAACATCGGCTGCCGGCTGCACTTGGCCGGCGGTACGGCGCTGCCGGTGCAGCACCCGATCGAATTGCTGGCCGCGCAGGTGGACTAGGACCCAATACCGTCACTCCGGCGAAAGCCGGGGCCACCTTGACTTTGCCTTCAACGACCTGCACCAAGAGCAATGGATCCCGGCTTTCTCCGGAGTGACGCCCAATGAGGCGTAAACTTCCGCCCATGCAGACCCGCCGCCTGACCCCGCTCGACCGTTTCCTCGACGACACCCAGCGCGCCCTTGAAACCGTGCTCGGGGCGCCCGCCGCCGAACGTCCCAACCCGGCCGGCGACACCCCCGAGGTGGCGCTGGAGGAGGCCGAGCGCCGCCACGCGGCCGGGCTGATGCGGATCAACCACGTCGGCGAGGTCTGCGCGCAGGCGCTGTACTCCGGCCAGGCCGCGGTCGCACGCGACCCGGCGACCCGTACCCACCTGCTCGAAGCCGCGCAGGAGGAGACCGATCACCTGGCCTGGTGCGCCGACCGCCTGCGCGAGCTCGACGACCGTCCCAGCCTGCTCAACCCGCTCTGGTACGCCGGCAGCTTCACGATCGGCGCCGTGGCCGGATTGCGCGGGGACGGCTGGAACCTCGGTTTTGTGGTCGAGACCGAGCGTCAGGTCGAGGCCCATATCGACGAGCATCTCGATGAGCTGCCGGCCGCCGATGCCCGCAGCCGCGCAATCCTGGAAGTGATGAAGGCCGACGAGGCCCGCCACGCCGACAACGCCGAGGCCGCCGGTGCCCGCGTGCTGCCGCCGCCGATCCCGAGCCTGATGGCGCTGGCGTCGAAGCTGATGAAGACCGTCGCCTACCGGATCTGAGGGCGATGACCGGCATCGCCTGCGGTCCAGAAGATCTGGGGCTGCTGGAGGACTGGGGCGCCGGGGGCCATGCCGGAGGGCCGGACCCGCGAAGCGGGGATTCGTGCATGTCCCGCAAAGGCAGGGCCTCCGGCTTCTCCGCAATGGCTCCCGCTTCATGAGAGAAACAAAAAGCCCGCCATTTCCGGCGGGCTTTCTGTTATCCAGGGAAGAGCCTCCCTCAATCCACGAGGTTGCGCCCGTGGTAGAGCTCCTCGATCTCGCGCTTGAGCCGCGCCTCGATCTTCAGCCGCTCCTTGAACGACAGGTTGCGCGCCTTCTCTTCGAACAGGTAGGTGTCGAGGTCGAAGTCCTTCAGGTGCATCTTGGTGTGGAAGATGTTCTCCTGGTAGACGTTGACGTCGAGCATCTCGTAGCGCGACTTGATCGGCCGGGCCAGGTAGTCCTGGATCGAGTTGATCTTGTGGTCGATGTAGTGCTTCCGGCCCTTCACGTCGCGGGTGAAGCCGCGCACGCGGTAGTCCATGATCACGATGTCGGACTCGAAACTCTCGATCAGGTAGTTCAGGGCCTTCAGCGGCGAGATCACGCCACAGGTGGCCACGTCGATATCGGCACGGAAGGTCGCGATGCCGTTGTCCGGATGGGTCTCCGGATAGGTGTGGACGGTGATGTGCGACTTGTCCATGTGCGCGACCACCGCGTCGGAGATCACGCCCTTGGCGTCCTTCTTGTCGATCACCGGCTCTTCGGAAATCAGGATCGTCACCGACGCGCCCTGCGGATCGTAGTCCTGGCGCGCGATGTTGAGGATGTTGGCGCCGATGATCTCCGCCACGTCGGTGAGGATCTGGGTCAGGCGATCGGCGTTGTAGGCCTCGTCGATGTATTCGATGTAGCGCCTGCGCTCGTCCTCGGAGGCGGCGAAGCACACATCGTAGATATTGAACGAAAGGGCCTTGGTGAGATTGTTGAAACCCTGCAACCTCAGGCGAGGCAACGGCTTGACCACGTCGGTATTTCCCGGGGGACGGCTGAGGGGGCGAATTATGCGGCAATCGCCATGGCCACGAAAGCGAGGCCCCGCCAGACCGCCCCGGTCGCCAACATCCCGGTCTCGGCCATCTTCCCGACCTGCATGGCCCCCTTTCGCGACCGTCATGTCACGTCAGGATTTGCCCCCGGGCGTCGCTTGGGCCTAAGCTCCGTCGATTGAAGGATTACCACTAGACCAAATTCAAACTATGCCAGCCGATCCGGTCGCCCATCTCACCGCCCTCCGCCGCACCCACAGCCCGCTGACGCCGGACGCCGCCACCATCGAGCGGTTCCTGGTTCATTGCCACCGCCGACGCTACCCGTCGCGGACCGATGTATTCCGCCCCGGGGATCCGGCCAGCACCCTCTACTACATCGTCTCAGGCTCGGTCAGCATCATCACCGAGGAAGACGATGGCCGCGAGCTGGTGCTGGGCTACTTCGGTCCCGGCGAATTCGTCGGCGAACTGGGCCTGTTCATCGAAAGCGAGCAGCGCGAAGTGATCCTGCGCACCCGCACCGCCTGCGAGCTGGCCGAGATCGGCCACGACCGCTTCTACGACCTGTTGCTGACCCGCTTGGCCGGGGATGCGCCGAAGCTGCTGTACGCGATCGGTGCGCAGATCTCGCGTCGCCTGCTCGACACCAGCCGCAAGGCCGGACGCCTGGCCTTCCTCGACGTGACCGACCGCATCGTCCGCGCCCTGCACGACCTGGCCCGCGAACCGGAAGCGATGAGCCACCCCGACGGCACCCAGTTGCGGGTCTCGCGCCAGGAGCTCTCGCGCCTGGTCGGCTGCTCGCGCGAGATGGCCGGCCGCGTGCTCAAGAAGCTGCAGGCCGATGGCAAGCTGCACGCCCGCGGCAAGACCGTGGTGCTGTACGGCACCCGCGGCTGAAGGCCCGGACATCGCCGATGCATGAACGGGCGCCCTTCGAGGCGCCCGTTTTTTTTGGTTCTTCGCCCAATCGAGGGGAAAGCGCCGGGTCTGTTGGATGATCGGGGCGCCGGGGGCGAAGGCCCTTGGATGCGAATATCCCCCGGCACCGGCCAGGGCCGGCGCCTCCGCCTTGATTTCGCACCCAAGGGCCTTCGCCCCCGGCGTTCCAACATGGCTGATGGTCCTGGAAGCGGACTCCCGGGGGAGGCCGGCTTCACGTTCCAGCGTGGCCGCGCGATCCGACGTGGCCTGCCGGCCTTGACGGCGAAATAAAGGAGAAGGCCGCCGCAGCGGCGGCCGGGGGACATTCGCCGTCAAGGCCGGCAGGTCGCGTCGAGACAGCCAGGCAGCGGCGAGAACCGGCGATCGAACGCAAGCGGCAGCGCCCACGCCTTCGCTGAAGGCAAGCTCCCCCTCACATGGAAGAAGAACTTTTTTTGCTTCTTCCATCCCGGGGACAACGGCTTCGGCAGGAGTCGCCGCCCGTCGGGGTGGGGCTTCGATGACTTTCCCCGAGCGCCGGCAAGGCCTCCGGAAGCCGGTGGCCCTGCCTTTGCGGGCGTGGGCTATTGCACCGGATCGCCACCGCGGCCGGGACAGCCCCAGTTGAGGATCGGCGTGCCGGCTGGCAGCACTTCGCGGAACATCCGCACCCGCCCATGCTTCGGATTGACCACCACCGGCTCGGCCGCGGCTTGCAGCAGCGGAAGGTCGGCGGAGCTGTCGGAATAGGCTTTCCACATCGGACTGTCGAAGCCAGCCTCGCGCAGCATCGTCATCTTCATCTGATGGTGGCAATGCCGGCCCGGGCCGATTCCGCCCAGGCGTGGGCCGACCTCGGTGCCCACGACCGGCACGTCCTCGTGGGCGACGAAGGCGAGGATCGCGCGCGCCAGCTCGGGCGGCGCGCCGGTGGCGACCACCACCCGATCGCCGTTCTCGCGATGCTCGCGGAACACCTCCAGCGCGATCGGCAGCAGGCGCTTGCGGATCTGCTCGCGGTGAGCATCGACATATTGGTCGATCAGCGCATCGAGATCGTGACGGCCGTGCAAGCCAACCGTACCGGCCCAGACGAAGCCGGAAATGCCGAGTCGGCGGGTCGGCAGGAACGCCACCAGCGGCCCGAACAGCGGTGCGATCAACAGCGCCAGCAGGCTGCGCCAGACGCTGCGCCGGATCAGCCACAGGAACAGGTGGCTGCCGGAATCGCCGTCGTAGAGTGTGTGGTCGAAGTCGAACACGACCAGCGGCGCGTCCGCCCGCACGACGGGGTAGCGGGTGTCGGCGACGCTCATGCCGCGAACAGCCGCTGCAGCGCCGCGCCCGGATCAGGGTCGCGCATGAAGCTCTCGCCGACCAGGAAGGCATTGATGTCCGCATCGCGCATGCGGGCGACATCGGCCGTGGTCGCGATGCCGCTCTCGGTGACCAGGATACGATCCGGCGGCACCGCCTGCCTGAGATCCAGGGTCGTCTCCAGCGAGACCTCGAAGGTGCGCAGGTTGCGGTTGTTGACCCCGATCAACTCGCAGTCGGTCTGCAGCGCACGCTCCAGCTCGTCGATGTCGTGCACCTCGACCAGCACGTCCATGCCGAGTGAATGGGCGAGGTTGGCCATCTCGATCATCGGCCCGTCCTCGAGCGCAGCGACGATCAGCAGGATGCAGTCGGCACCGATCATCCGCGCCTCATGGACCTGATACGGGTCGATGGTGAAGTCCTTGCGCAACACCGGCAGCGAGCACGCGTTGCGCGCCTCGCCGAGATAGAGGTTGCTGCCCTGGAAGAAATCGATGTCGGTCAGTACCGACAGGCAGGCCGCACCGCCGGCCTCGTAGCTGCGCGCGATCTCGGCAGGCTTGAAGTCCGGGCGGATCAGGCCTTTCGACGGGCTGGCCTTCTTGACCTCGGCGATCACCGCCGCCTGGCCAGCATCGACCTTGTCGCGGATCGCGCGGACGAAGCCGCGCGTGGCAGGCATCGCCTCGGCGCGTGCGCGGACCATTTCCAGCGGCCGCATCCGGCTGCGCTGTTCGATCTCCTCGGCCTTGCGGGCGAGGATGGTGTTGAGGATGTCACTCATGGCCAATGAAGAGTTGAGAGGAATGAGAAAAGAGGGGGAAAAGCGGGTCGGTTCTACTCATTTCTCACTTCTCTCCACTCTCCACTCGCAGTTCACGGGTCAATGCGATGAATTCGTCCAGCTTGGCCTTGGCCGCGCCGGAAGCCATGACCTCGCGCGCGCGCGCGATACCGTCGGCGATGGAGTCGGCCACGCCGGCCACGTACAGGGCCGCACCGGCGTTCATCGCCACGATGTCCTGCGGCAGGCCGGGCTTGCCGGCCAGCACGTCGAGCACGATCGCTTTCGATTCCAGCGCGTCGCCGACCTGCAGGTTGCGGGTCGCGGCCATCGCGATGCCGAAGTCTTCCGGGTGCACGTCGTACTCGCGCACCTGGCCGTCGCGCAGTTCGCCGACCAGGGTCGCGGCGCCGAGCGAGAGTTCGTCGAGACCGTCACGACCCCACACTACCAGCGCGCGCCGAGCGCCGAGTTTCTGCAGCACGCGCACCTGGATGCCGACCAGGTCGGGATGGAACACGCCCATCAGGATGCTCGGCGCACCGGCCGGGTTGGTCAGCGGGCCGAGGATGTTGAACAGCGTTCGCACGGCCATCTCTCGACGCACCGGCGCAACCATCTTCATCGCCGGGTGGTGCACCGGCGCGAACATGAAGCCGATCCCGCAGCGGTCGATGCATTGCGCGACCTGCTCGGGCTGCAGCTCGATGTTCGCGCCCAGCGCTTCCAGCACGTCGGCGCTGCCCGACTTGGACGACACGCTGCGGTTGCCGTGCTTGGCGACCTTGGCACCGGCAGCGGCGACCACGAACATGCTGGCGGTGGAGATGTTGAAGGTGTGTGCGCCATCGCCGCCGGTGCCGACGATGTCCACCAGTCCACTGCGATCGGCAATCTCGACCGGGCGCGCGAATTCGCGCAGCACGGTCGCCGCGCCGGCGATCTCGCCGACGGTTTCCTTCTTGACCCGCAGGCCGGTCAGGATCGCCGCGGTCATGGTCGGACTGACCTCGCCGCGCATGATCTGGCGCATCAGTTCGACCATCTCGTCGTGGAAGATCTCACGATGCTCGATGGTGCGTTGCAGGGCTTCTTGCGGGGTGATGGGCATAGGGCGTGTTGACCATTGTCCAGTAGGTCGCGCCAGGGCTGTGTGCCCGCAGCGCTAGGAAGAGTGAGGAAGTGTATGTCGATACACGACTGAGCGATGACACGGCGATGCGGGCACACAGCCCTGGCCCTCCGGGTGGCCCCTGTGCGGCCGCCATGCCGCGTTGCGCACCTTGACCGTAGAATGACTACGGCACGGCGGTGCGCGCCTTGCCTGGCAACCGCACAGGGGCCACGCGACCTGCTGGACAATGGTCAACACGCCCTAGTGCCTCTCCAGGAAGTTCTTCAACAGCGCATGCCCGTGCTCGGTCAGGATCGACTCGGGATGGAACTGCACGCCCTCGACCGGATGCTCGCGGTGGCGCAGGCCCATGATTTCGTCGAAGCCGCCATCGCCATCCTCGGTCCAGGCGGTGATTTCCAGACAGTCGGGCAGGCCGTCGCGCTCGACCACCAGCGAATGGTAGCGGGTGGCCTCGTAATGATCCGGCAAACCGGCGAACACGCCCTCGCCACGATGGCGGATGCGCGAGGTCTTGCCGTGCATGATCTGTTTTGCGCGCACCACCCGCCCGCCATAGGCCTGGCCCAGGCTCTGGTGGCCGAGGCAGACGCCGAACAGCGGTACCCGCGAACCCAGTTCACGGATCACCTCGACCGAGACGCCGGCCTCGTTGGGCGTGCACGGCCCGGGCGAGACCACGATCCGTTCGGGTGCCAGTGCCTCGATCTGCGCGACCGACAGCTCGTCGTTGCGGACCACTTTCACCTCGGCCCCGAGCATCTGCAGGTACTGCACGAGGTTCCAGGTGAAGCTGTCGTAGTTGTCGATCATCAGCAGCATCGGACGCGGCTCGTTGCAGACATGGAGGAACACCCGACCATCCCGGACCGGCGCGGCATGGACGCCAGACGGGTCGGGAAGGAAACAGGAAGCGGGAAGTGGCGGGGACCCGGAATCGGGTCAGGTCGGTACGCGAGGATCACGCGGCAGGCTCTCGATGGGCGGCAGGACGGGGCGGATGGGGCTCAACGCCACCATCGCCAGTCGTTGCCGGCCATCGGGCCGAGGGGCATCTGCGTGATCATGGGCGGTACTTTAGCCGCTCCACGCGGCCAGCGCGACCGTTGCGGCCGATACGGTTGCCCGCAGGCGCGGAGTGCGGTCGGGGCTCAGGCGGCGCCGGAGCGGTCGCGCCGCAACGGCACCGGAGCGGTCGCGATGCGGCGCTTGAGGTCGTCCATCGCGCCCGGCATGACCACCAGGTAGTCCACCAGCTGCTCGACCAGCTCCAGCATCAGGTCGACGCCGACCCGGTCGATGGAGGCTTCGTCCTCGAACTGGTGGCCCAGGGTGCCGTCCGGCTCCATCAGCGCGGCGATGTCCTGCAGCGGCCGGGACAGATCGAGGTCGCGGCTGAGCGCTTCAAGCCGGTCAGGCAGCGGCTGCTGCCGCTGATCCCCGCCCAGCAGTTGCACGGTGAGGCCGGCGATCAGGTGGCGCACCATCAGCGCCGCCGCACCCCATTCGCCATGGTTGTAGAGCTTGAGCGCGGAGTCGTAACTGCGTGCCAGCGATGCCGACAGCGACTCGAGGTAAGCCACACCTTCCATCGCCGCACGCCCGCCTGGGGCCGGGTGGCAGTACAGCCCATCGTCCTTGCAGATACCGTCACCCTTGAGCAACTGCACGAACAGCACCGTCTGCTCACAGCGCGAACAGGTCAGCTCGCTGGCCACCAGTTGCTGGCCGTGTTCCTGCCAGTTGCGTGCCTCGAGGATCGAAAGCTTGAAGCACCGCGGGCACAACAGTTCCACCGTTCGGGGATAGGTGTTGGAGAAACGGGTTTGCACGAAACGATCTTCGACCAGATGCATCGCCTTCACCTCCTGATGGACAGCTCTGCGAACCTCCCGGGAACATTGATGCGGACAGCCAATGAATGCGCCTTCAATAAACACGGCCTGCCGTGAAGAACGCGTCTGACGTTCATCTGTGAATACAGGTGCCTGTCCCCATCGCGCCCTGGCAATGTGCTGTTCTGCGGGCCTTTCCACAGTTCGCAGGTAATCATGAGAACGGGCATTCCTGGACATCCCGGTCACAACGGCCGCCCGGGCAGGCGGTCGAAAAACAGCCTGCCCGGGCGGCCATGGATAGCCTGCCGACGAAGCAGGCGTGCCAGCGATGGGGTCCGCAGGGAGCAAGTCCGGGCATGTGCCAGACTCGCGGCCTGGAGAACGCAAAGGGAAGGCGTTCTAGAGACCGCGGGCAGCCTCGGCGACGGCACGGAACAGCGCGCGACCTTTGCTCATCGTCTCCTCCCACTCCTTCTGCGGGTCGGAGTCGTGGACGATGCCTGCGCCGGCCTGCACGTACAGGCGGCCGTCCTGGATGACGGCGGTGCGGATCGCGATCGCGGTGTCGGCATCGCCATGCCAGCCGATGTAACCCACGGCGCCGGAGTAGATGTTGCGCTTGATCGGTTCCAGCTCGCGGATGATTTCCAGCGCGCGGATCTTCGGCGCGCCGCTGACGGTACCGGCCGGGAACGTCGCGCGCAGCACATCGGCGTAGCTCATGCCCTGCTTCAGCGTGCCGGTGACCTCGCTGACGATATGCATGACGTGGCTGTAGCGTTCGATGGTGAACTGCTCGCCCATCTTCACCGTGCCCGGCTCGGACACACGACCGGTGTCGTTGCGGCCGAGGTCGATCAGCATCAGGTGCTCGGCGCGCTCCTTGGGGTCGGCGAGCAGCTCGGCCTCGAGCGCGTCGTCCTCCTCCGGCGTGGCGCCACGCGGGCGGGTGCCGGCGATCGGACGCACGGTGACGGTATTGTCGTCCAGCCGCACGAGGATCTCGGGCGAGGAGCCGACCACCTGCATGTCGCCGACGTCGAGAAAGTACATGTACGGCGACGGGTTCAGCGCCCGCAGCGCGCGGTACACGTCGACCGGGCGCGCCTTGAACGGCACCGACAGGCGCTGGCTGAGCACGACCTGGAAGATGTCGCCGGCGCGGATGTACTCCTTTGACTTCTCGACCGCGGCGATGAAACCCTCGCGGGTGAAGCCGGAGACGAAGTCGGCCTCGTCCAGGCCGTTCGGATCCAGCGTTTCGGGATAACCGGCGCCGGCGTGGCGCAGGCGGTGGACCAGCTGGTCGAGGCGGCGCGAGGCCTTCGCGTACGCCTGCGGTTCGCGCGGATCGGCGTGCACGATCAGGTACAGGCGACCGCGCAGGTTGTCGAACACCGCCAGTTCCTCGCTGAGCATCAGCAGGATGTCGGGCGTGCCGAGTTCATCCGGCTTGTCGCCACCGGCCAGGCGCGGCTCGATGTAGCCGATGCATTCGAAGCCGAACCAGCCGACCAGTCCACCGGTGAAGCCGGGCAGACCGTCGATCTTCGGCACCGAATGCTCGCTGCGCAGACGCTCGACCTCGGCGAACGGATCCTCGACCTGGCGATGCTCGACCAGTTCGCCGTGCTCGGTCACGAACAGGCTGTGGCCGGCGAAAGCATACACCCGTCGCGCGGGCAGGCCGATGATCGAATAGCGGCCGAAGCGCTCGCCGCCTTCGACCGATTCGAACAGGTAGGTATGCGGGCCGTCGGCCAGTTTCAGGTAGACCGACAGCGGGGTGTCGAGGTCGGAGAAGACCTCGCGCACGACCGGGATGCGGGTGTGGCCTTCGGCGGCGAGGCGCTGGAATTGTTCGAGGGAGTTGGCGGCATCAGATCGGGCGGGCGTGGTCACGTGGCGATTCCTGGGTGGTCGACGGGGCGATGGCAAACGCGGCTTTCGGCCGCCATCGCCAACCCCTGCTGCCACGGCCCGTGCTGCCACGGCAGGAAATCATGTTCGCCCGATTCATCATGGCGGCTACTGTAGCCGAACGACGCGGCGCGACAAATGGCGTTCCCGACTGGAGGAATAACCGCATCGCCATCCCGGCGTAATCATCCTGTCATCAAGCGTCCGGAACATGGGAGTCCATTACCAAGGACGATGGGCGGAGGCAGGATCGCCTCCAAATCTTCCGAAGGGCGATGCCGGGCGGCGTCGCCCTTCCAGTTTTTGCAAGGTTCTTCTGCAAGGTTCTTCGCCCGATCAAGGGGAAAGCTCCGGGCCTGTGGGATGACGGGGCGCCGGGACACCCAGGCAGCGGCGAAACCCTGCGATCGAGCACAAGCGGCAGCGTCCACACCTTCGCTGCAGGCGAGCTCCCCCTCACTTGGGACAAGAACCTTTTACAAGCGGCTCAGCCGCGCACGCCGGCCACGGCGGTCTTCATCCGGCCGATCACGTCGGCATAGTCGTCGGCGTTGAAGATCGCCGAGCCGGCGACGAAGGTGTCGGCGCCCGCCGCCGCGATTTCGGCGATGTTGTCGGCCTTGACCCCACCGTCGATCTCCAGCCGCACGTGCGGCGCGCGCGCATCGATCATCGCGCGTACCTTGCGCAGCTTGTCGAGCGTCGAGGGAATGAAGGCCTGGCCGCCAAAGCCCGGGTTGACCGACATCAGCAGTACCAGGTCGAGTTCCTCCAGCACGTAGTCGAGCACTTCGACTGGAGTGGCCGGGTTCAACACCACGCCGGCCTGGCAGCCGCTGGACTTGATCAACTGCACCGTGCGATGGACGTGGCGGCTGGCCTCTGGATGGAAGCTGATCAGCGAGGCTCCGGCCTTGGCGAAGTCGGGGACGATGCGGTCGACCGGTTCGACCATCAGGTGGACGTCGATCGGCGCGGTCACGCCGTGCTTGCGCAGCGCCTCGCAGACCATCGGGCCGATGGTCAGGTTGGGCACGTAGTGGTTGTCCATCACGTCGAAGTGGACCCAGTCGGCGCCCGCGGCGAGCACGTTGTCGACTTCCTCGCCGAGCCTGGCGAAGTCGGCGGACAGGATGGACGGGGCGATCACGGTCGGTTGCATGGTGTTCTCGATAGCCGTAGGAGCGCCCTTGGGCGCGATAAAGCACGCGGTGTCGCGCCCAAGGGCGCTTCTACCGTTTGCGCAGGAATTTGATGCGGTCGTAGGCGGCATTGAGCTCGCGGGCCCTGGCTTCGGCCTGCTGGCGAAGCTCGGGAGCGGCGCCTTCGAGGCGGTCGGGATGGTACTGGGCGATCAGCCGGCGGTAGGCGCGATCCACCTCGTCGTCGCTGGCACGCTCGTCCAGGCCGAGTGCGGCATAGGGGTTGGGACCGGCGCGGCGCAGCCTGAACCAGTCGGCGTCGAAAGCGTGGCCGATCAGCAGGCCGATCAGCGCCCCGAGCAGGGGGTTGAAGCGCAGCAGCAGCGCTCCTGCGATCAGGCCCAGCAGTTTTCCGTACCAGCGTGTCATGGCATCTCTGTCGGTAATCCGGGGAGGGCACGGGGCGCCATCGCCGGCCGCGCCCAGGGGCCATCCAAAGCCAGACGGCAGTGTACCTGCACACCGGCGCGGACAGGCGTACACTGGCCGGCCCTGTCGCGTGGGCGCGGCTTATCCGGTCACCCGCGCAAGGGGATGCATGCAAGCCAGATGCGTACAACCGGGGGTACACCGT from Lysobacter alkalisoli harbors:
- a CDS encoding J domain-containing protein, with translation MTRWYGKLLGLIAGALLLRFNPLLGALIGLLIGHAFDADWFRLRRAGPNPYAALGLDERASDDEVDRAYRRLIAQYHPDRLEGAAPELRQQAEARARELNAAYDRIKFLRKR
- the trpE gene encoding anthranilate synthase component I; translated protein: MTTPARSDAANSLEQFQRLAAEGHTRIPVVREVFSDLDTPLSVYLKLADGPHTYLFESVEGGERFGRYSIIGLPARRVYAFAGHSLFVTEHGELVEHRQVEDPFAEVERLRSEHSVPKIDGLPGFTGGLVGWFGFECIGYIEPRLAGGDKPDELGTPDILLMLSEELAVFDNLRGRLYLIVHADPREPQAYAKASRRLDQLVHRLRHAGAGYPETLDPNGLDEADFVSGFTREGFIAAVEKSKEYIRAGDIFQVVLSQRLSVPFKARPVDVYRALRALNPSPYMYFLDVGDMQVVGSSPEILVRLDDNTVTVRPIAGTRPRGATPEEDDALEAELLADPKERAEHLMLIDLGRNDTGRVSEPGTVKMGEQFTIERYSHVMHIVSEVTGTLKQGMSYADVLRATFPAGTVSGAPKIRALEIIRELEPIKRNIYSGAVGYIGWHGDADTAIAIRTAVIQDGRLYVQAGAGIVHDSDPQKEWEETMSKGRALFRAVAEAARGL
- the rpe gene encoding ribulose-phosphate 3-epimerase, yielding MQPTVIAPSILSADFARLGEEVDNVLAAGADWVHFDVMDNHYVPNLTIGPMVCEALRKHGVTAPIDVHLMVEPVDRIVPDFAKAGASLISFHPEASRHVHRTVQLIKSSGCQAGVVLNPATPVEVLDYVLEELDLVLLMSVNPGFGGQAFIPSTLDKLRKVRAMIDARAPHVRLEIDGGVKADNIAEIAAAGADTFVAGSAIFNADDYADVIGRMKTAVAGVRG